The genomic DNA CGAGGCTAGGTACTGATTGGCCGCTTGTCAGGGGCCAGTTTCGTGGCGAAACCGGGTACCACTCGGTGGATGCGGTCGCGGCTGTGCTGGGGTGCCGGTGGAGCGCTCCGCCACGACCGCGCATCCGGTGCGTCCGTCGTGCTGGGTGCCACTTCGCGCCTGCTCTCACGTCGCGTCCGGCGCCATGTCGCGTGTGCCGCGACTTCGCGTCCCGCGCCGTCTCGCGTCTACCGCCTTCGCGTCCGGCGCCTTGTGGGGGAGTCGGCGACGGCGCTAGTCCCGGTCTGGGACTGCAGTGTCATTTTCAATACGCCTGTCATGTCTCGGCACCGCCGTGAAAGCCTCGAATGCACCCGAAAATCCGTGCATCCACCCCTTGCTATTCGAACATTTGTTCGATACGGTGTGTTATGGGAATCGCACCGGATCTCAACCCACTCCTCGACCAGTTGCGCGGCGTGGCCATCCCCGAGAACATGTCGGGCGAGGACGCTGTCAACCTCGTGCGGGTGCTGCTGCTGATCCGGGGCGTGGTCGACCATCTCGCCGCGACAATGACCGGGGTGCTGGACCGCTGTGGTGTGGCGGCATCGCAGGGCCGGTCGCCGCGCGAACTCCTGATGTCGCTGGGGTGTGCACCCTCGGTGGCCGAGCGGCTGATCCGGGTCGGTGCCGCGCTACCGCTGTTGCCCGCGCTCGCCGCCCATGCCGGCGATGGGGCGATCTCCGGCGAGCATGTCGACGCGATCGTCAAGGGCATCAACCACATTCACGCCCGCGCACCCGGACCGGTCGACGAGGAAGCCCGGTTCGCGCAGGTGAGCGACCTACTGGGGCAGTTCTTCTCGGGGGCGACGCCGGCTGAGATCGGTAATCGGGCGCGGCGGCTGGGCAACCGGCACGCCGCCGCCGAAGGCGGGCTGCCCGCCGCCGAAGACCGGTCGATCAACACCGTCGACCACCGCGTCACCTCCGATGGCCGGGTGCAGGTCCGCGCGGACCTCGACGCCGAGGTCGGCGCCAAATACCTCGCCGCGATGGAGGAATTGTCGGCGCCGCGACCCGAACCCGACGGCAGCCCCGATCTGCGTTCCGCCGGGCGGCGGCGGGCCGATGCGCTGGAAGCGGTGCTGGACATCGCCGCCCGCGGCGGCGACATCGCCTCAGCACCGCGCACCCAGCTGCTGGTGACGGTGCCCGCCGACACCCCGGACCTGGCCACGTTGGAGTTCATCGGGTCGATCAGCACCATGACCCTGGACCGGCTCACCTGCGACACCACCGTCACCACGATCATCGTCGACGGCGAACAGGTGCCCCTGGACATGGGCCGGGAGAAACGGCTGTTCCCGGCCCATCTGCGCAAAGCCCTGTATCTGCGGGATCAGTGCTGCATCAAATGCGGCGCCCCACCCGGACGCACCCACGCCCACCACATCGTGCACTGGACCCACCACGGCGAAACATCACTGAGCAACGGGTGCCTGCTCTGCCCGGCCTGCCACGCCAACGTCCACCACGACGGCTGGGACGTCGTCATGGGAATGGACAAACACCCCTGGCTCATCCCACCCGCCACCGTCGACCCGCAGCGAAAACCCATCCCCGCCTACAACCGCCGCACCATGCGACTCGACAACGCCGCATAACACTAAAAGTGTTGCGCACCTTGATAACTGAACAGTGTACCGGGCTGGGTGTCGGCCCGAAGCCCGGTCGAGTAGACCGGCGGTGGCCAGCTGCTCACCGCAGGAACTGACCGGCGTGGTTGGCCAGGTCCAGCACCGGTTGCGGGACGGCACCCAGCGCGAGGGTCACGAAGGCGGTCAGCCCGATCATCGCGGTACTCAGGGCGCCCGACTGCACTTCTGGGCCGTCCTCGACCGGATCGGTGAAGAACATCAGGACGATCACCCGGACGTAGAAGTACGCGGCGACGGCACTGACGATCACGCCGATGACGACCAGAGAAGCGGCGCCACCTTCGGCCGCGGCCTTGAAGACGGCGAACTTGCTGACGAATCCACTCGTGAGCGGAATGCCGGCGAAAGCCAGCAGGAACAGCGCGAACACCACACCGAAGAACGGATGCCGGCGTCCGAGTCCGGCCCACCGGCGTAGGTCACCTTCCTCGTCACCGTCGGCGCGGCGCACCACGCTGACGACCGCGAATGCACCGAGCGTGCTGAACCCGTAGGCGAACAGGTAGAACAACGACGCCGACAGCCCGTTGTCGTTGAGCGCGATCACGCCGGTGAGGATGAAACCGGTGTGCGCCACCGACGAGTACGCCAGCATGCGCTTGACGTCGTCCTGAGCGATGGCGATCACCGTACCGACCGCCATGGACAGCACCGCGATGACCGACAGCACCGGCCGCCAGTCATTGGCCAACGCCGGCAGCGCCACGTAGCAGACGCGCAGCAACGCGCCGAAGGCGGCGATCTTGGTGGCCGACGCCATGAAGGCCGTCACCGGCGTGGGCGCACCTTGATAGACGTCGGGTACCCACGAATGGAACGGCACCGCACCGACTTTGAACAGCAGCCCCACGCACAGCAGGGCGATGCCGATGAGTCCCAGGGACGCCGGCCCGCGACCGGCAGCGACACCCGACAGGCTCAGGCTGCCCGAGTAGCCGTACAGCATCGCGACACCGAAGAGGAAGAACGCCGACGAGAACGCCCCCAGCAGAAAGTACTTCAGCGACGCTTCCTGCGACAGCAGCCGATTCCGCCGGGCCAGGCCGCACATGAGGTACAGCGGCAGGGACAGCACCTCGAGCGCCACGAACATCGTCAGCAGATCGTCGGACGCACCGAACAGCATCATGCCGCCGAGCGCGAACATCGCCAGCGGGAACACCTCGGTCTGGGCGACACCGGTTTTGAGGGCGATCTGCTCGGCGGCGCTGTCGGGCACCGTCGCGGCCTGGGGGGTGAACGCGGCCAGCCCACTGCCGTCCGAAACGCGTTGTGCCATCAGCATGGTGGCCAACATGCTGACTCCGAGCAGAGTGCCCTGCAGGAACAGCGCCGGACGGTCGATGGCGATGGCCCCGAGGACAGCGGGTCGGCCGATCGCCGAACCCAGGTGCAGCGCTTGGGAAACCACGGCCACCAGCGCCACCGCCTGGCCGCCGATACTCAACGCGACCTGTGCGCGGTACCGCGCCGAGCGCGGTGCGAAGGCCTCCACGAGCACACCTGCCAACGCGATGCCGAACACGATCAGCATCGGCGACAGCAGACCGTACTCGACGGACGGCGCGGGGATGGGCGTCACCGGGTCACCGCCTGCGCCGTGCTCGACGAGGTGTGCCCGACAGCCGGATTGATGATGTCCAGCGCGGGCTTGGGGTAGACGCCGAGCACGAGCAGCAGGGCGACGAGCGGCACCACCACGGCCAGTTCGCGCGGCACCAGGTCGCGCAGCTTGTCGTTGCCCTCGGTGATGGGGCCCGTCATCATCCGTTGGTACATCCACAGGATGTAGAGCGCGGAGAGCACCAGCGCCGTGGCCGCTACGGCGGTGACGGCCGGGTAGTGGATGAATGTGCCGACCAGGACCAGGAATTCACTGATGAACGGTGCCAGGCCGGGCAGCGACAGCGTCGCCAGTCCGGCGACCAGGAATGTGCCGGCGAGGACCGGTGCGACGCCCTGCACACCGCCGTAGTCGGCGATGGCCCGTGATCCCCGGCGGGACACCAGGAACCCGGCGATCAGGAACAGCGCGGCGGTCGAGATGCCGTGGTTGACCATGTACAGCGCGGCGCCGGACTGCGCCTGCTCGGTCATCGCGAAGATGCCCAGAATGATGAAGCCGAAGTGTGAGATCGAGGTGTACGAGATCAGGCGCATGACGTCCGTCTGGCCGATGGCCACGATGGCCCCGTAGACGATGCCGATGACGGCCAGCGCAATGATCAACGGCCGGAACGTCGCTGCGGATGATGGGAAGAGCTCCAGGCAGTATCGGAGCATGCCGAACGTGCCCACCTTGTCGACGACAGCCATCATCAGGACGGCGGTGGCCGGCGTGGCGTGCACGGCCGCGTCGGGTAGCCAACGGTGCAGCGGCCACAGGGGCGCCTTGACCGCGAACGCGAACATGAAACCGCCGAACAGGGCGTTGGCTATCCCGGGGCTGATGTCGAGGTTGCCATAGCGCACGGTGTCCGCGACGGCACGGAAATCGAAGGAGCCGTGGGTGAATGCGGAACTGTTGGCGGTCGCCACGTAGAGCCCGATGACCGCGGCCAACATGATCAGGCCGCCGAACAGGTTGTACAGCAGGAATTTCACCGCTGCCTTGGACGCGGCCGGCCGTTCGGCACCGAAGCCGCCGATGAGGAAGTACATCGGGATCAGCATCGCTTCGAAGAACACGTAGAACAGCAGGATGTCGAGTGACACCAGGGAGATCAGCACCATCGACTCGACGGCGAGAATCAACGCGAAGTAGGCGTGCGTCGATTTGGCTTGCGCTCCTGCGTCATTCCAGCCCGCGATGATCAGCAGCGGTACCAGGACCGCCGTCAGCGCGACCAGCACGAGAGCCACACCGTCCACCCCGAGAATGTATCCGGTGCCGAACGAGGGGATCCAGGGGTGGTTCTCGACGAACTGGTAGCGCGCCCCGGACGGGTCGAACCGCAGCGCCAGTACCAGCGCGATGACGAGCACCACCAACGACACCGCAAGGGCGGCCGAGCGGGCGAAAGCCCTTGCGGTGGCGGGCAACATGATCACTGCCGCACCGCCGGCCATCGGGACGGCCCACAACGCCGTCAGCCACCACATTCCGGTCACCACACCCTCACCGTGAGAATGGCGGCCGCAATCAATGCCGCTCCGGCCAACATGGACAGTGCATATGACCGGGCGAACCCGTTCTGCCAGCGTCGAAGATCTTGCGACCCGCTGCGGACCAGCGCGGCGAGCTCGCGAGTGACACCGTCGACGGCGACGTCATCGAAGTCGACCAGGTCTTTGGTGACCCGCCGGCCCGGCACCATCAGTGCCCGCTCGTTGAACGCGTCGCCGTACAGATCGTTGCGCGCGGCGACCGTCAGCCCCGAGACCTTGACCGGTGCGGTGACCGGAATGGGTTGCAGCGCATACATCCGGTACGCGATCGCGACGCCGACGCCGACCACAGCGAGCGTGACGACCGTGAGCAACCAAGCCGGAAGGGCATGCTCGGGCTCGTGGTGGCCGACGATCGGCTCGAGCCAATGCTCCAACGTGCCGCCGACGGCCAGCAGCGCGCCGGCACCGATCGAGCCCGCGGCCAGCACCACCATCGGCCAGCCCATGACCGACGGCGACTCGTGGGGATGCGTCTCGGCACGCCAACGCTTTTCGCCGAAGAACGTCATCAGCATGACGCGTGTCATGTAGAACGCGGTGATGCCCGCGCCCAGCAGAGCCGCGCCACCGAACAACAGCCCTTTGGCGCCACCGGCCGCGAACGCGGTTTCGATGATGGGGTCTTTCGAGAAGAACCCGGACAGCGGCGGGATACCGATGATCGCGAGGTAACCCATGCCGAACGTGGCGAACGTGACGGGCATCGCGGTGCGCAGTCCGCCGTAGCGGCGCATGTCGGTTTCATCGTCCATGGCGTGCATCACCGAACCGGCACCGAGGAACAGGCCGGCCTTGAAGAAGCCGTGCGCCAGCAGATGCAGGATCGCGAGCGCATAGCCGGCGGGACCCAGGCCCGCGGCCAGCATCATGTAGCCGATCTGGCTCATGGTCGACGCCGCGAGGGCCTTCTTGATGTCATCCTTGGCGCAGCCGATCACGGCGCCGAACAGCAGCGTGACCGCCCCGACGATCGCGACCGCCAGCCGGGCGTCCGCGGATTGGTTGAAGATCGGGGCCGACCGCACCACGAGGTACACACCCGCGGTGACCATGGTGGCCGCGTGGATGAGTGCCGACACCGGCGTCGGGCCCTCCATCGCGTCCCCCAGCCAGGACTGCAGCGGTACCTGAGCGGACTTGCCGCACGCCGCCAGCAGCAACAGCAGCCCGATGAGCGTCGTGGTCGCCGCGGCGAGATGCGGTGCCTGGGCGAAAACCCCGGTGTACGAGAGGGTTCCGGTGTGGGCGAACATTGCCGCCAGGGCCAGTGCCAGCCCGATGTCACCGACGCGGTTGACGACGAACGCCTTCTTCGCGGCCGTCGCCGCCGATGGCTTGTGCGACCAGAACCCGATCAGCAGGTACGACGCCAGGCCGACGCCTTCCCATCCGACGTACAGGCCGAGATAGTTGTCGGCCAGCACCAGCAGCAGCATGGCAGCGACGAACAGGTTGAGGTAGGCGAAAAACCGGCGACGGGCGGGGTCGTGCGCCATGTAGCCGACCGAATAGATGTGGATCAGCGCGCCGACGCCGGTGATGAGCAGGACGAAGCACATCGACAGCTGGTCCAGGCGTAACCCGAAATCGACCTGGAGCTGCGCGACGGGAACCCAGGAGAACAGCGTCTCGTGCACCAACCGGGAGTCGTTGTCGCGACCGGACATCGCGACGAACTGGGTGGCGCCGACGAGGAAGGCGCCGACCATGGTGGCGCAGCCCAGCAGATGCCCCCACGCGTCGGTGGCCTTGCCGCCGAGCAGCAGGATCGCCGCGCCGGCCAGCGGCAGCGCGATCAGCAACCACACCGATGTCGTCATGGTCACTGCTTCAACAGGTTCGCGGCGTCGACGGACGCCGATCGCCGGGTCCGGAATATGGTCATGATGATCGCCAGCCCCACCACCACCTCACACGCAGCCACCACCATCGTGAAGAACGCCACCACCTGACCGTCGAGTTCGCCATGCATCCGGGAGAACGTGACGAACGCGAGATTGGCGGCGTTGAGCATCAATTCGACGCACATGAACATGACGATGGCGTTGCGGCGCACCAGCACACCGGCGGCGCCGATTGTGAACAGCAGCGCCGACAGATACAGGTAGTTGGTGGGATTCATGAGTCGCTCCCATCATTCGTCGAACTCTCGGCTCGGCCGAGGGTGGCCGACACACTGCGCCGGGGCAGGATGGCGCTGACGGACATGTCGGCGTCCGAGCCGTCGGGCAGCTTCGCGGGGACGTCGACGGCGTTGTGCCTCGCGTATACCCCAGGGTTGGGCCGCGGTGTCGGATGCCCGCCGGCGGCGAAGCGCTCGATTGCCAGCTCGCGCTGGGTCTTTCGGCGCTCGAACCGTTCGCGGTGGGTCAGCACCATGGCGCCCAGCGCCGCGGTGATGAGCAGCGCGCTGGTGGTCTCGAAGGCCCACAGGTAGCGGGTGAAGATCAGCACCGCCAGGCCCTGCACGTTGCCGGCGCGGTTGGCATGCTCCAAACCGACGAAGTTGGCACCGAGGCTCCCGATGCCGGCGATCACTGCGATGCCGAAACCGATGCCGGCCACGACAGCGGCAATACGTTGTCCCCGAATGGTTTCGATCAGCGAGTCTGCCGAATCGACACCGATGAGCATGAGGACGAACAGGAACAGCATCATTACCGCGCCGGTGTAGACCACTACCTGTACGACGCCGAGGAACACCGCGTCCTGGGCGATGTAGAGCACCGCCAGGCTGATCATGGTGCTGGCCAGGAACATCGCCGAGTACACCGCTTTGGGTGCGGCCACCATGGCGATGGCGCCGAGCACCGACACGGTACCGAGCACCCAGAACGTCACGGCCTCTCCGGTCACTTGGCCGCCTCGCGCCGCGCAAGGCCGTCCGCGGCGGGCCGCGCAAGGCCCGAAGCCGTGATGTTGCCCCGGTAGTAGTCCTCGTCGGTGCTGCCCTCGGCCATCGCGTGGGGCGGCGCGGTCATGTCGGGCTTCAGCGGCGCCAGGAGCTTGTCCTTGCCGTAGATCAGGTCGGACCGGTTGTCGTCGGCCATCTCGTAGTCGTTGGTCATGGTGAGCGCGCGGGTCGGGCAGGCCTCGATGCAGAGCCCGCAGCCGATACACCGTAGATAGTTGATCTGGTACACCCGGCCGTACCGCTCGCCGGGGGAAAACCGTTGTTCCGCGGTGTTGTCCGCGCCCTCGACGAAGATCGCGTCGGCGGGGCAGGCCCACGCGCACAGTTCGCAGCCGATGCACTTCTCGAGGCCGTCGTCGTAGCGGTTGAGCTGATGCCGGCCGTGATAGCGCGGAGCGACCGGACCGGGCTCCTCGGGATACTGCTCGGTGACGGGTTTCTTGAACATGGTCCCGAAGGTGACGCCGAAGCCGGCGATGGCATCGATGAATTTGGGCCTACCGGGCATGGTGTACCTCCTTGGCCGGGATGGGCGGCACCGGGAACGCTCCGGGCTGCGGTTCGACGGCAGGGGTGCGTGTGCGAGCCGACCTGCGCCGCACGGTATTCCACAGCGCGCCGGCGATGGCGACCACGGCGACGGCGCCGGCGATGGCCAGCACGACGGGCCAGCTGTCGTGACCCTGCAGGCGCAGCGTGCGCACGATGCTGACGAGCATGATCCACGCCAGCGAGATCGGGATGAGCACCTTCCAGCCCAGCGCCATGAACTGGTCGTATCGCAGACGGGGCAGCGTGGCACGGAGCCACATGAACAGGAACAGGAACGCCCACACCTTGCCGACGAACCACAGCAGTGGCCACCAGCCGGTGTTGGCTCCGGGAATGAGGCTCAGCGGCCAGGGCGCCTGCCAACCACCGAGAAACAGCGTGGTGGCGAGGGCGGAGACCGTCGTCATGTTGACGTACTCCGCGAGCATGAACATCGCGAACTTCAGCGACGAGTACTCGGTGTGGAAACCGCCGACCAGCTCGCCCTCGGCTTCGGGCAGATCGAAGGGCGCCCGGTTGGTTTCGCCGACCATCGAGATCACGTAGATCAGGAATGACGGCAGCAGCAGGAAGACGTACCAGCGGCCCTGTTGTGACGCGACGATCTGCGACGTCGACATGGTGCCCGCGTACAGGAACACCGCGGCGAACGACAGGGCCATCGCGATCTCGTACGAGATGACCTGAGCGCTCGACCGCAGCCCGCCCAGCAGGGGATAGGTCGAGCCGGAAGCCCAGCCCGCCAACACGATTCCGTAGACCCCGATCGACGTGACCGCCAGGACGTACAACACCGCGACCGGCAGGTCGGTCAACTGCAGCGGCGTCTCGTGCCCGAACACATGGACCAGCGGTCCCATCGGGATCACCGCGAACGCCATGATCGCCGGGATCACCGAGATGATCGGCGCCAGCAGGTAGATCGGCTTGTCCACCCCGGCCGGGACCAGCCCCTCCTTCAACGCGAGCTTGATGCCGTCGGCCAGGCTCTGCAGTAACCCGAACGGCCCCACCCGGTTCGG from Mycolicibacterium phocaicum includes the following:
- a CDS encoding HNH endonuclease produces the protein MGIAPDLNPLLDQLRGVAIPENMSGEDAVNLVRVLLLIRGVVDHLAATMTGVLDRCGVAASQGRSPRELLMSLGCAPSVAERLIRVGAALPLLPALAAHAGDGAISGEHVDAIVKGINHIHARAPGPVDEEARFAQVSDLLGQFFSGATPAEIGNRARRLGNRHAAAEGGLPAAEDRSINTVDHRVTSDGRVQVRADLDAEVGAKYLAAMEELSAPRPEPDGSPDLRSAGRRRADALEAVLDIAARGGDIASAPRTQLLVTVPADTPDLATLEFIGSISTMTLDRLTCDTTVTTIIVDGEQVPLDMGREKRLFPAHLRKALYLRDQCCIKCGAPPGRTHAHHIVHWTHHGETSLSNGCLLCPACHANVHHDGWDVVMGMDKHPWLIPPATVDPQRKPIPAYNRRTMRLDNAA
- the nuoN gene encoding NADH-quinone oxidoreductase subunit NuoN, which gives rise to MLIVFGIALAGVLVEAFAPRSARYRAQVALSIGGQAVALVAVVSQALHLGSAIGRPAVLGAIAIDRPALFLQGTLLGVSMLATMLMAQRVSDGSGLAAFTPQAATVPDSAAEQIALKTGVAQTEVFPLAMFALGGMMLFGASDDLLTMFVALEVLSLPLYLMCGLARRNRLLSQEASLKYFLLGAFSSAFFLFGVAMLYGYSGSLSLSGVAAGRGPASLGLIGIALLCVGLLFKVGAVPFHSWVPDVYQGAPTPVTAFMASATKIAAFGALLRVCYVALPALANDWRPVLSVIAVLSMAVGTVIAIAQDDVKRMLAYSSVAHTGFILTGVIALNDNGLSASLFYLFAYGFSTLGAFAVVSVVRRADGDEEGDLRRWAGLGRRHPFFGVVFALFLLAFAGIPLTSGFVSKFAVFKAAAEGGAASLVVIGVIVSAVAAYFYVRVIVLMFFTDPVEDGPEVQSGALSTAMIGLTAFVTLALGAVPQPVLDLANHAGQFLR
- a CDS encoding NADH-quinone oxidoreductase subunit M, encoding MVTGMWWLTALWAVPMAGGAAVIMLPATARAFARSAALAVSLVVLVIALVLALRFDPSGARYQFVENHPWIPSFGTGYILGVDGVALVLVALTAVLVPLLIIAGWNDAGAQAKSTHAYFALILAVESMVLISLVSLDILLFYVFFEAMLIPMYFLIGGFGAERPAASKAAVKFLLYNLFGGLIMLAAVIGLYVATANSSAFTHGSFDFRAVADTVRYGNLDISPGIANALFGGFMFAFAVKAPLWPLHRWLPDAAVHATPATAVLMMAVVDKVGTFGMLRYCLELFPSSAATFRPLIIALAVIGIVYGAIVAIGQTDVMRLISYTSISHFGFIILGIFAMTEQAQSGAALYMVNHGISTAALFLIAGFLVSRRGSRAIADYGGVQGVAPVLAGTFLVAGLATLSLPGLAPFISEFLVLVGTFIHYPAVTAVAATALVLSALYILWMYQRMMTGPITEGNDKLRDLVPRELAVVVPLVALLLVLGVYPKPALDIINPAVGHTSSSTAQAVTR
- the nuoL gene encoding NADH-quinone oxidoreductase subunit L, giving the protein MTTSVWLLIALPLAGAAILLLGGKATDAWGHLLGCATMVGAFLVGATQFVAMSGRDNDSRLVHETLFSWVPVAQLQVDFGLRLDQLSMCFVLLITGVGALIHIYSVGYMAHDPARRRFFAYLNLFVAAMLLLVLADNYLGLYVGWEGVGLASYLLIGFWSHKPSAATAAKKAFVVNRVGDIGLALALAAMFAHTGTLSYTGVFAQAPHLAAATTTLIGLLLLLAACGKSAQVPLQSWLGDAMEGPTPVSALIHAATMVTAGVYLVVRSAPIFNQSADARLAVAIVGAVTLLFGAVIGCAKDDIKKALAASTMSQIGYMMLAAGLGPAGYALAILHLLAHGFFKAGLFLGAGSVMHAMDDETDMRRYGGLRTAMPVTFATFGMGYLAIIGIPPLSGFFSKDPIIETAFAAGGAKGLLFGGAALLGAGITAFYMTRVMLMTFFGEKRWRAETHPHESPSVMGWPMVVLAAGSIGAGALLAVGGTLEHWLEPIVGHHEPEHALPAWLLTVVTLAVVGVGVAIAYRMYALQPIPVTAPVKVSGLTVAARNDLYGDAFNERALMVPGRRVTKDLVDFDDVAVDGVTRELAALVRSGSQDLRRWQNGFARSYALSMLAGAALIAAAILTVRVW
- the nuoK gene encoding NADH-quinone oxidoreductase subunit NuoK: MNPTNYLYLSALLFTIGAAGVLVRRNAIVMFMCVELMLNAANLAFVTFSRMHGELDGQVVAFFTMVVAACEVVVGLAIIMTIFRTRRSASVDAANLLKQ
- a CDS encoding NADH-quinone oxidoreductase subunit J, producing the protein MTGEAVTFWVLGTVSVLGAIAMVAAPKAVYSAMFLASTMISLAVLYIAQDAVFLGVVQVVVYTGAVMMLFLFVLMLIGVDSADSLIETIRGQRIAAVVAGIGFGIAVIAGIGSLGANFVGLEHANRAGNVQGLAVLIFTRYLWAFETTSALLITAALGAMVLTHRERFERRKTQRELAIERFAAGGHPTPRPNPGVYARHNAVDVPAKLPDGSDADMSVSAILPRRSVSATLGRAESSTNDGSDS
- the nuoI gene encoding NADH-quinone oxidoreductase subunit NuoI, whose translation is MPGRPKFIDAIAGFGVTFGTMFKKPVTEQYPEEPGPVAPRYHGRHQLNRYDDGLEKCIGCELCAWACPADAIFVEGADNTAEQRFSPGERYGRVYQINYLRCIGCGLCIEACPTRALTMTNDYEMADDNRSDLIYGKDKLLAPLKPDMTAPPHAMAEGSTDEDYYRGNITASGLARPAADGLARREAAK
- the nuoH gene encoding NADH-quinone oxidoreductase subunit NuoH is translated as MNYPDLSSFGLDPWWLVLAKALGIFVFLVLTVLVAILLERRVLSWMQMRIGPNRVGPFGLLQSLADGIKLALKEGLVPAGVDKPIYLLAPIISVIPAIMAFAVIPMGPLVHVFGHETPLQLTDLPVAVLYVLAVTSIGVYGIVLAGWASGSTYPLLGGLRSSAQVISYEIAMALSFAAVFLYAGTMSTSQIVASQQGRWYVFLLLPSFLIYVISMVGETNRAPFDLPEAEGELVGGFHTEYSSLKFAMFMLAEYVNMTTVSALATTLFLGGWQAPWPLSLIPGANTGWWPLLWFVGKVWAFLFLFMWLRATLPRLRYDQFMALGWKVLIPISLAWIMLVSIVRTLRLQGHDSWPVVLAIAGAVAVVAIAGALWNTVRRRSARTRTPAVEPQPGAFPVPPIPAKEVHHAR